One Gammaproteobacteria bacterium genomic window, GTGATGGATATTGAGGCTTATGCCTTGGCGCGATCTTATTCGTTAATCAAAGACCAATTACCACCAGACGCCGAGCAAAAACCTATTGCGATGCTAAATATTGGGGCGGCGATGTTAACGATTGCCGTGGTCGAGCAAGGCGAAACGACCTTCATACGTGAGCAAGCGTTTGGTGGCGATCAATACACTCAATCAATTTTGTCGTATTACGACATGAAATTCGAAGACGCTGAAGCGGCAAAGGTCGATGGTAACCTACCAGAAAACTCAACGTTAGAGGTGTTAGATCCATTTAAGCTTTCTTTGGTGCAGCAGGTCCGTCGTACTTTACAAATTTATGAAACCTCAAGTAGTGGTAATAAGGTATCTCATCTTGTTATTTCAGGCGGCTGCGCCTATCTTGAAGGTATAGATAGTCTTATTGCGCAAGAATTGGCGATTGAAACTATCATAGCTAAGCCGATAGCTGCTAGTACAGTGGCTGATAATATGGATGGTGAACAGTTCCACCGGCAGTCGGCCAAATTTATGGTTGCTTGTGGTTTGGCGTTGAGGAGTTTCTGCTAATGGCTAATATTAATTTATTACCTTGGCGCGAAGAGGCCAAGCAGCAGCGAGAAAAGGTATTTTATTCGTTGCTCGGCAGTGCGTTTGTGCTGGCCGTAGGTGTGGTGGTTGGCACATTACATCTTGTTAATATACATATAGATCAACAGTATGAAAGAAACGACCTGTTAAAGCAAGAGATTGCGATTGCCAATGAAAAAATTGTTGAAATAAAAGGATTGCGTGAAACAAGAGCCAACTTAAAAAAGCGGATGGATTTGATTGAGCGTTTACAAAATACCAGAAATCTGCCGACTTATTTATTCGATAGCCTAGCAAAAATTGTTTCGGCGGGCGTTTATTTAGAAAAAGTTGAGCGTAAAAGTGGCACTTTATTGATTACTGGATTAACTGAGTCAAATAACCATTTGGCCAATACTATTCGTAATGTCGAAACGTCACCTTGGTATAACAATCCGCTGCTGCAAAAGATAAATGCTGAGCAAGAGCGGCTGCGTCAGCTAAACAAGTTCACGATGCGAGTCGCGATTGTTAACCAGCCGGGAGCAGACAATGGAAATTAGTCTCTTTACAGACTTACAAAATATCGACAGCGATAATCCAGGCACTTGGCCCAAATCGGTTAAGATCTTTATGACTATTGTGGTGATAATTTTCACTTTGGGCTTAGGCTGGTATGTGTTTGTTGACGACGAACTTATTGCGCTTAAAAATGCCGAAGATGAAGAACAAAAATTACGGACTTCTTTTGCCAGCAAACAACGCCTAGCGGCAAGTTTGCCAGCTTATCGTCTACAGTTGGCCGAAATGGAAGTACAGCTGGCGACAATGTTAAAGAAATTACCAGCAGGCCATGAGACACCTGGTTTACTTGATGATATAACCTTTGTTGCTACTGCTGCCGGTTTGAGTATTGCGTCAATTACTTGGAGCGATGAAATAGAGAAAGAGTTCTATACCGAATTACCGCTCGATATCAATGTCGAGGGTGACTATCATCAATTTGGCAAGTTTGTTGCGTCTGTTGCTGATTTACCTCGGATCGTTAGTCTGCATGATTTTACCATTTCGACGATTAAAACTGGCGGCTTGCAGTTGAAGATAGTAGCAAAAACGTATCGCTATAAAGAGGACTCGCAATGAGGAATCTGCTGCTCTTGATTATACTCACTGGTCTAATTGGTTGCACTGAAGGCACCACGGATGTCGAACAATTTATCGCATCGGTTAAGGCGAAAAAGGGCCGTAAAGTAGAACCCATTCCTCAATATAAAGAATTTAAGCATTATGCCTATAATGCCAGTTTTGTTCGAAGTCCATTTGAGGCGCCTCAGCAAGAATTAACACTGGATGTAGTCAATGAATCTCGTGACTGTTTACAGCCTGATGTGACCCGACGTAAGTCGACGTTAGAAGCATTCGGGTTAGAAAGTTTAATGATGCGTGGCTCTTTAGGCCAAGCTAACGATTTGTGGGCCCTGATTGAAACCGGGACCGGCGAGGTCCATCGTGTCAGAAAAGGATACTATTTGGGCTTGTTTCATGGCCAAATTACCAGTATAAGTGCGCAGCAAGTTGATATGATGGAAGTTGTACCCGATGGCGCGGGTTGTTGGCTTGAGCGTAGCAATAGCATCGCCTTAATCGAAAATGATGAAGATGATGAGTAAATTGCTTCGTCAGCAATATCAACAAACTTTCTGTAACACTATTCTTAGTGAAAAATTAATTTTTAGGAGATAACGGTGGCCTTTTACCCAAAATTTAAGCCTTGTTTATGGTTGCTATTAGCGGTGCTACCGGCATTAACGCAAGCGGTGGAGCTTGTTGATGTCAGATATAGCGATACCGTAGATAAACAGCTTAAGCTTGAGTTTATATTTGATACTGATGTGGTTAAGCCAGCAGTTAATAAGTTTAAAGACCCAGCGCAGTTAATATTCAACTTTGCTAAAGCGACCAGCCAGCTTGATTTAAATGATTTGCCACTGAATGACACTGGGGTTAAAAAAATCGCAGTGAACATTAATCAGGAAGGTCTCAGTATAGCGCTTTCTCTTAAAGACTTAGTCACATATCAATCTAGCGTACAGGGCGATAAGTTTGTGGTGATCCTTGGTGATAAATTGGATGAGGTCGCAGCGGCTCGTGCAAGTAATCCCGAGGCTGCCACTAAGCCAGTAAAGCGTACTGCCAGTAATCAGATTAACACCATTGATTTCAAACTTAATCGTGATAAAAATGCGCAGTTAAAAATTATTTTTAATAATGAGACTGTCGCCGCCGAAGTGATTCAGAATGGCCGCAAGGTAATTATTGATCTGTCTGGGGTTGCGATCGCAGACGATGATATTTACACCATGGACGTAATGGACTTTGGGACACCAGTTCGTAGTTTTGAAACCTTTCGTGACCACAACGGGTCGCGTTTGGAGCTGACCATGATGAAGAAATTCACCTATGATTGGAGCCAGCAAGGCAATGAATTTAAACTTTTAGTCAAAGTACCTAAAGTCGAGAAACGTGCCACAGCAAAGAAAAAAGTTGAGTATAAAGGTAAAAAACTCTCGCTTAATTTTCAAAAAGTAGCGATCAGAACAGCTTTGCAAATTATTGCCGACTATAATAATTTCAACTTGGTTATTGGTGATAATGTCGACGGTGACATCACGTTACGGTTAGAGAGTGTTCCTTGGGATCAAGCGTTAGATATGATCTTAAAGCTGAAGGGCTTAGACAAACGGATTGATGGCAACATTCTGTTGGTTGCACCGGCGACAGAGCTGCTAAATCGTGAAGCAGCCGAGTTAAAAGCTAACCAAGAAGTCAAAGAGTTAGCACCGCTCTATACCGAATACATTCAAATCAACTATGCCAAAGCGCAAGATATCGCACAGCTGCTCGACGGTGGTAAAGCGAAGCTATTATCAACTCGCGGCAGTGCCACGGTTGATGTGCGGACCAACATGTTATTTGTGCAAGATACCGCCCTTAAGTTGGAGGAAGTGCGGCGTTTAGTGAGCGTGCTTGATGTGCCAGTGCAGCAAGTCGTTATTGAAGCGAGAATCGTAACGGTAACTGATAATGTTAATGAGGAATTCGGTGTTCGTTGGGGCATCACAGATACTCTGTCTGATGGTTCAGTCTCTGGCACTATAGAGGGAACATCAGATGCTTCATCTGGCAGCGTACCTGCTTTAGGAGACCGCCTAAATGTTAATTTACCTGTTACCGACGCTGCAGGTACTATTGCTTTTCAGGTGGCCAAACTAGGTAATGGCACCTTACTTGATTTGGAATTGAGTGCATTGGAGCGTGAAAACAAAGGTGAAGTGATCGCTCGCCCAAGCATTACTACAGCTAATCAACAACCTGCTTATATTGAGCAGGGGACTGAAATACCTTATGTCACGGCCTCTTCGAGTGGCGCGACGACAGTAGAGTTTAAGAAGGCGGTCTTAGCGCTGCGAGTAACACCTCAGATCACTCCTGATGGTCGTATTATCCTTGATTTAGTGATTACCCAGAATTCACGTGGTGACACAGTATCAACCGCGTTGGGCGACGCTATTGCTATTAATACTCAAGAGATTGGCACCAAGGTGTTGGTTAATAATGGTGAAACTATAGTGCTAGGTGGAATTTATCAGCAACAATTAATTAAAGCGGTGACTAAAGTGCCAGTATTGGGTGATATTCCAATGCTTGGTTGGTTATTTAGAACCCAAACTAATTTCGCAGAACGTCGAGAGCTGTTGATATTTGTGACGCCTAAAATTATTATTGATCGCAATAGAGACTGATTTAGTGACTAACCGGAAGGGCGATAATCCCGACCAGTTTAACATCTTGCGAAATTTTCTAATTAGGCGCTTGCCTTTCTTACTCAGTTGCTGAGATAATGTGCGGCTAAATTTGCCCTGATTAAAATTGATATAGCAAAGAGTTAGTTTCTGTAATGGAAACCGTTAGGTTCTTTTCGTGCTATTGCGTCATGGGTGTTGGGGTAGGACTAGAATCCTGCAAATTTTATATTTTAGAATGTAGTGATAATGGCTGAGAAACGAAATATATATATTGTTGGTCCGATGGGTGCTGGTAAAAGCACGATTGGGAGACACATTGCACAACAACTTCATTTAGAATTTTTTGATTCTGATAATGAAATTGAAGAGCGTACTGGCGCTGAAATTTCATGGGTATTCGACGTCGAGGGCGAAGAAGGCTTTCGTGTGCGCGAAGCTGATGTTATTGATGACTTAACACAGAAGCAAGGCATAGTACTAGCAACTGGCGGTGGTTCAATTTTGAGTAAAGAGGTTCGCAACCGCCTTTCTGCACGTGGTTTAGTAGTTTATTTAGAAACTACGATTGATAAGCAGTTAGCGCGTACTCAACGTGATAAGCGTCGTCCGTTACTGCAAACTGATAAGCCACGCGAAGTATTAGAAGAGCTCGCAAAAACTAGAAACCCGCTTTACGAAGAAATTGCTGATTTTACTGTTCGTACCGACGAGCAAAGCGCAAAGTTGGTTGCTAAGGAAATTATTGATAAATTAGGGTTCTGATCCCATGAAACAACTCGAAGTACAACTTGGTGAGCGTAGTTATCCTATTTACATAGGGCAAGGACTTTTTGCTGATGGTGAGTTAATTACTCGTCATATTAAAACGAATAAAGTAATGCTTGTCACCAATACTACGGTTGAAGAGCTGTACCTCGAGCAAGTCAAAGCGTCCTTAGAGTCGGCTGGTAAGATTGTCGACTGCACTGTTCTACCTGATGGTGAAGTGTATAAAACCCTTGAAACCTTAAATTTAATCTTTGATGGATTATTACAGCATCAGCACGGGCGCGATACATGTATCGTTGCACTCGGTGGTGGGGTAATTGGTGATATGGCTGGGTTTGCTGCATCATGTTATCAACGTGGTGTTGATTTTATTCAGCTGCCGACTACCTTACTCTCTCAAGTTGACTCGAGCGTTGGTGGTAAAACAGCGGTTAACCATCCGTTGGGTAAAAACATGATAGGTGCCTTCTATCAGCCTAAAGCTGTTTATATCGATATTGAATGTTTAGGTACCTTGCCCGCAACTGAGTTCGCTGCAGGTATGGCTGAGGTGATTAAATATGGCATTATCTGGGATCAAGAGTTTTTTGATTGGTTAGATATAGCGCGTGTCCCAATTAGAGCGCTCGATGCTGAGTCGCTGACCCGAATGATTTTTCGTTGCTGTGAAATAAAAGCAGAAGTGGTATCTGAGGATGAGCAAGAACGCGGTGTGCGTGCCTTGCTTAATTTAGGGCACACTTTTGGTCATGCAATTGAATCAGAACAAGGTTATGGCGTTTGGCTCCATGGCGAAGCTGTTGGTGCCGGGATGGTGCTTGCTGCAACAACTTCGCAGATGATGGGTTTAATTACGACACAACAAACTCAACAAATTGAAGCGCTGATTAAAAGTTATGATTTACCGACTGTTGCGCCTCAAGAGATGAATTTTGATGCTTTTATTAAGCATATGGTCGTCGATAAAAAAGTCATTGCAGGTAAGTTACGTTTTGTACTGCCGACAGCGGTAGGTTCTGCTGAATTACGTTCAGATGTATCAGAAGATGTATTGCGGCAAGTTATTGAACGTCGATAAATTGGTTCATTACAATTATTCTAATGGTGTACGGCAATGTCCTTAAATAGCACTAATGATACCTCAGCAATGGATGTTCAACTTGAACCTCAGTCTCAGCTATTATCACGAATTAAGTACGCCACGGAAAATGAAAGTCAATTTAATTTCCTATCTGGCGAGGCTGGTGTTGGTAAAAGCTTTATTGCTAGTTTGTTGGTTGAAGATCTCAGCAATACGTTAGTTATAAAACTGAGCTGCCGCGAAAATTTTGAACCAGAGCTGTTTAAGCAAGACTTAATCTGTCAATTGGCTACCGATGATTTATCTGAACTGAGCCAATCGCTGACATTAGCGATTCAAGAGGCCGTCAATTTTTACGGTCAACCAATCCAGATTATTATCGATAATGCTCATTATATGCCACGGGCTTTTGTTAGCTCATTGTGGGGCAGTTTTTGTGAAGTAATTTCAGATGGCTTACCGCTGGCTAATTTAAATATATTATTGATTGGTCACCGCAGTTGGGCTAAACCTATTGTCACCCGATTGGTTGAAATTCGCGCGAATCTGGTAAATGACTTTGAGTTAAGTTACTTAACGTCGGCTCAGGCCCGTGATTTCTTAAGCGAAATTTATCCGGACTGGTCAGAAACAAAAATCATTAATCAGTTGGCGCAACTAGATCCTGAGCGGTTAACACCTCAAAAATTAATTTATAGTGAGCCACCGACAGCTAGTAGTTCTAAACTGCCTCGCGTTGTTTTAGTGGTGGTAACTTTAATGCTTTCAACGATAGCGTTAGCTTGGTTTACGTTAGATAGCGCTCCTTCGTTAACCATAAATTCTGCTGCACAGCAAATACCGGAATTAGTGGTTTTAAGTGAGAACATTGAGCAAAGTCCGGTGCCTGGACAGCTAAAGCCATTAATAGCCGATGTGTCAGTAAGCTTGTCTGAAAACATGTCGCAAGACCTCTCTGAAAGCGTGTCTGAAAGCATGTCTGAAAGCATGTCTGAAAGCATGTCTAATCAGAGCTCTGTAAACTCAACAGAGCAGGTGGAGCAGCAATCAGCAGTTAATCCTGAGCTTATTGAGTCAGAAGAGCTAGAGCAACCAGACTTCGAAAGTTCACCGCTTGATGTCCAATATATGTTTAATGAACAAACTCTATTGGCTGTACCGCAATCTCATGTCTCTTTAATGCTAGGCGGTTTCAGTACGCAGTCGGTACTCAACTCTGTGTTAGCAAAATTCAAAGATCGTTCGCAACTATCGGTTTATAAAACAACCCGCCTTGAGCGTGACTGGTTTGTCTTACTATATGGTGACTTTGGTAATGCTAAAGCTGCCCGTACAGTAATGAGATCGAATCCCTCAGCGTTGGTGCCGTTTTCACCGTGGATTAAATCATTTCGGGTAATAAACGCAGAGATTTCTGCTGTTGCCGTCACCGTGGATAACAACAAGTAAAGTAATGAAAAAGCAGCGTGCGTTTTTAAAATGGGCCGGTGGTAAATACGGCCTAATCGATGATATCAGCCAGTTGTTGCCGCAGGGGGATCGTCTCGTTGAACCTTTTGTAGGGGCCGGTTCTGTCTTTCTTAATACTGATTACAAACATTATTTACTTAATGATGTTAATCAAGATCTGATCAATTTGTATAAACTAATACAATCAGATGCTAAAGAGTACATTGCGGAATCGCGCAAACTATTTAATGCTGACGGTAATACCAGTGAGCGATATTATGATATCCGGCAGCGGTTTAATGCCACTTCGGACTCATTTGAGCGCTCGATTTATTTTTTGTATATGAATCGCCATGGTTATAACGGTCTTTGTCGTTATAACTTAAAAGGCGGTTATAACGTGCCGTTTGGTCGGTATAAAAAACCCTACTTCCCCGAAGCTGAACTGTGGAACTTTGCTGAGAAATCGCAACAAGCTACCTTCACTTCTCACTGTTTTAGAGAAAGCTTTAAACAGGCTAAAGCAGGAGATGTGATTTATTGCGATCCTCCATATGCACCATTATCACCAACGGCGAGCTTCACGAGTTACTCTGGTCAAGGTTTTAAGCTGATAGATCAGCAAGATTTAGCGCAAGTGGCGGAGCAGGCTCAGGCCGCTAAAATTCCAGTATTGATCAGTAATCACGACTTAGAGTTAACCAGAAATCTTTATCACAATGCTGAGTTAACGATTAAACAGGTTAAAAGAACCATTAGCCAAAAAGCTGGCAAGCGGTTAAAAGTGAATGAGATATTAGCTTTATACAAGTAGCGCAAAGACTTTCCACCGTCTGCGATATAGCTAAATATACTACGGAAAGACAAACTTAAGATTGATAGGAAACACAATGAAAGCAAGCGTTAACTGGGTAGAAAATGAAACATTTATTGGCGAATCAGAGTCTGGCCATCAGGTTATTATGGATGGAAACAGTCAAGACTCAAAAGCGCCGAGCCCAATGGAAATGGTGTTAATGTCGGTTGGAGCTTGCAGCTCGGTCGATGTCGTCAGCATTCTTAAAAAAGCGCGCCAAGATATTCGTGGTGTTCGCGTTGTTTTAGACTCTGAGCGTCGTGAAGAAGCGCCACGTTACTTTACTAAAATTCATTTACACTTTATTGCGACAGGCAACAATGTCAGTGAAAAGCATGTAGCGCGCGCAGTATCTTTGTCAGCAGATAAGTATTGTTCGGTAGCATTAATGCTCGAGAAGGCTGTCGAAATAACTCACAGTTTTGAAGTGGTTGAGGCTTAGCCCCATATTAGACATTTCATATATTGGCACAATTGGTTAGTTATACGATTGTGCTTTTAACGCAAGCCCCATCGTTACTTTTCTAATTTGTGTGTGATTCTGATATATAGCCCATACGATCACGTTATCAAAAAACAAACACCGATGGTTAGTACTAAAAGCAGTAAACTATAATTTTTCACTGAGTAAAGCTGGCGGGTTTTTAGGGATTACTATGTGGAATTCTACGCCGTGATTGTCTTCGCTAATACAATCAATACTGCCATTTAAATTAGTCGTAACAATATTATACACAACATACAAACCTAGACCGGTTCCGCCGCTGCCACGGCTCGTGGTAAAAAATGGGTCGAATATTCTTTCAATATTATCTTTAGGTATTCCCTTACCGTCATCTTTATAGATCACCGAGTAATAACCAGCTTGTTCGGTTGCCTCTAACGTTATGCAGCCCTCTTTTTTATCATCATAGCCGTGATTAATTGAATTAATAATTAGGTTCGTGATAATTTGGGAAAAACTTCCTGGGTATGAATTTATTAATAGCCCATCAGTACAATTTACTTCGACTGTAAAATTATGTTTTTTTAAAATATGGCTCACACTTAATAGAATTTCGTGAAAGTACTCTTTAATATTGAACTCTCTTTTCTCCTCTGATGTTTGATCAACGGATATCTTCTTGAAGCTATTAACTAAGTCAGCCACCCGATCCAAATTAGCGCTAATTAAGTTGGAGGCTTCTATCGCTGAATCTAAAAATATCTTAAAACTTTCTTGTGTCATACAGTTGTTTTCATAGTCGTTTTTTATATGTTGAGTTATATTTAATAAATGTGAAACTCCAGTAACCCCAACGCCAATCGGTGTATTGATTTCATGAGAAATACCAGCAACAAGTCCACCTAAGCTAGCCATCTTTTCAGATTCTACTAATTGATGTTGGGTTTTTTCTAAATTAATTATCGTTTTCTGCAGGTTGTTATTCGTTTTTTGCAACTCATCATTTCTTTGTTGGACTTCCTGTTCAAGATTTTTTTTATCGGTGATGTCCCTCCATACTGCGTGAATGACAACTTCATCATTTATAATGATGTTGGTCATTAGCATATTAGCCCAAAAGTGAGCACCATTTTTTTTGGTGTAAACCCAGTCAAACTCAAGTTGTCCGTGTTTTATACATTGCGTAATTAGTCTCTCAGTTTTGACATCAGATCGCGTTCCATCTGGTTGATATTCAGGTGATATTTGATGTGGTTGTAAGCTCAAGAATTCTTTTTTATCCTTACACATTAGCATTTTAAGTAGAGCATTATTACACTCTATATATTTACCATCCTTGATAAGCACTAATGCATCTGCGGTATCAACAAACAGAGTTTCAAAAATGTTTTTTTGCTCAAGCAGTTCTTTGGTTCTTAATCTTACTTTTTCCTCTAAAGTTTTATTAAGCTCCTTGATTTCCTTAATTTTATTTTTCAGTTGAGGGTAATAATTTTTCTTTATTGACTTATCTCCAAGCCCAATAATTGAATTGCGGACTTCGTTATTAGATGGCTTTCTCATAAATTCTCTTTAAGTCTTGTAAGGAGGCTTTTTTGGGGTTAGTTACGATACAAGCATCATTGATAGCATGTGCTGATAACGAAGGTATGTCAGTTTCAAGCAGACCTAATTCAGAAAGTTTTTTGTCGACACCTAGCTGTTGCTTGATGTCTTTAATAAATTTATTCAAATCATCACGCACTAGTTGATCACTAGGTTTCGTTGCTTTTAGATTGAATACATCTGCAATTTTTCGATAGCGTGAACTTGCAGCGTCAAAATTATAATCAATTACCTTATCAAGTAAAATGGTATTACAAAGTCCATGAGGCAAGTCTTTTAAACCTCCTAGGCTATGTGCCATTGCATGAACCGCTCCTAGACTCGCATTAGAAAAAGCAAGCCCGGCATATAGGCTGCCTAACATCATGGGCTCTCTATACTCCATGCGTTCGGGGTTTTCAAAGACCTTTGGTAGGTTTTTATTGATTAACCTAATCGCTTCTAATGAGTTTAAGTCAGTCATAGGGGAGTGGGCATTTGAGACAAATGCTTCAATAGCATGAGTTAAAGCATCAAGTCCTGTCTCAACCGTTAACGTCAAAGGCATTGTTAGGGTCATTTCAGGGTCAATCAATGAGACGTCGGGGATTGTCATTTTGCTGATGATAGCAATTTTTACCATTTTTTTAGTATCGGTAATGATACAAAACTGCGATACATCGGCCGATGTACCCGCCGTTGTCGGGAGGCATATTAATGGCGGCGGTGGTATGAAAATCATATCAACACCCTCAAAAGACAAGATATGCTTTTGATTAGATACAACAATCCCGATTCCTTTGGCGCAATCCATCACGCTGCCACCACCTACTGCAACAATCGAATCACAGCCTTGCTCGAGAAAAATGTCAGCACCTTTCATGACTTCATAATCTCTTGGATTCGGAGATACCTCATCATAGATGATAGTTTCAATACCATCATCGGTCAGGTATTGCCTGACTTCATCACTCCAGCCTGCTTTTTTCACTCCTTTATCAGTCACTAGCATAATCTTTGATAATTCTAAATTTTGCGCATACCTAGAGACTAATTCTCTGGAGCCTGTGCCATAGATATATTCGGGAGCAACAAATTTTCTTAAGGCGGATATTCGTTCGGTGTCCATAGGGTTATCCTCAAGGTAGAGTTTATATAATTCCCTATATTGCTCGGCCTAAAATTGGATGCTGCAAACACCTAGCAAGAGGCAGTGAGATCCATTTTGCAGTGGGCTTAATTATAGTACTAAATTTATACTAAAACCGACAAAGCTAATGGTGATTACTATTTTTATACGAGTATTTAGTCATATTATTGGAGTTTGAACTATGGACTGTTATTAAGGAATTGATAAGTAGGGTTTAGTTAATTTGTGTTAAACAATAAAAGTTGGACTGTTAATCCGGCTATGCTGAGAAGGTTTACGCCGCCATATTTTGCTAAATAGTATTAGCCGAGAACTCCAATTACCTATCTATGTTCAATGAAGAGCTGGTCTTACGTAAGATAAACGGATGAATATAAGGTACTCGATTGATTAATAGCGACGAATTATAGTGGAACAAAATTGGTTTATAACAATGAGTAGTTGAAATCAGGTCAACGGTTTAATGAAGAGATCTGTTATTCTTTGAAAATTGAGTGTGGGTGTGTAACTTAGAATTTTGTTAGATGGGATTACCGAAGTAGTTGGTGATAGAGGATTCGAACCTCTACTATGTCGATCGGTTCGTGCACACAATGACTATCTCGCAACGACTGGAAATCGGCATGACATAATGAGTTATTGTTTTAATTGGTTTTCTATGGAGTTTTATTAGATAAGTTTGTACTAGAGGGGTTAGAAAAAGTGGTCGGTGATAGAGGATTCGAACCTCTGACCCTCTGGTCCCAAACCAGATGCGCTACCAAGCTGCGCTAATCACCGACATATTTTCTATTTCTTGCTGTAAATTAATGGGGTGGCTAATGGGGCTCGAACCCACGACAACCGGAATCACAATCCGGGACTCTACCAACTGAGCTATAGCCACCACAATAAATTACTTTCCACAATTCTCACGTTTGGCGCGCCCAAGAAGATTCGAACTCCTGGCCTCACCCTCCGGAGGGGTACGCTCTATCCAGCTGAGCTATGGGCGCGTATCCGTACTGCGGATGCATATAATAAGGGCTTTATTTGATTTCGTCTACTATAAATTTCAAAAAAAAGTTCAACTGGTCTAAAAAAAAGCGCATTGAATTGTTTTTGAGCAATAAGCGTTATTTAACTACGCGCTTGGCTATGTTAATTGATTCAGAACGAGTTATAATATTGCGATAAAAAATTCAATATATAGTCAGGGGTTTAACGACATGAGCATTCGTGTATCTAAATTAGCATTAGGTTTAGTAACGGCATTAACAATGTCGATGGCTGTTAGTGCTGCAGGACAGTCTAACGAAGAAATTCAAAAACGTATTCAGCCAGTTGGTGGTGTTTACCTTGCAAGCGCTGTGGCTGAGGTTGCTGCGGAACCTGCAGGTCCTCGTTCTGGCGAGCAAGT contains:
- a CDS encoding Dam family site-specific DNA-(adenine-N6)-methyltransferase — translated: MKKQRAFLKWAGGKYGLIDDISQLLPQGDRLVEPFVGAGSVFLNTDYKHYLLNDVNQDLINLYKLIQSDAKEYIAESRKLFNADGNTSERYYDIRQRFNATSDSFERSIYFLYMNRHGYNGLCRYNLKGGYNVPFGRYKKPYFPEAELWNFAEKSQQATFTSHCFRESFKQAKAGDVIYCDPPYAPLSPTASFTSYSGQGFKLIDQQDLAQVAEQAQAAKIPVLISNHDLELTRNLYHNAELTIKQVKRTISQKAGKRLKVNEILALYK
- a CDS encoding OsmC family protein, giving the protein MKASVNWVENETFIGESESGHQVIMDGNSQDSKAPSPMEMVLMSVGACSSVDVVSILKKARQDIRGVRVVLDSERREEAPRYFTKIHLHFIATGNNVSEKHVARAVSLSADKYCSVALMLEKAVEITHSFEVVEA
- a CDS encoding iron-containing alcohol dehydrogenase — encoded protein: MDTERISALRKFVAPEYIYGTGSRELVSRYAQNLELSKIMLVTDKGVKKAGWSDEVRQYLTDDGIETIIYDEVSPNPRDYEVMKGADIFLEQGCDSIVAVGGGSVMDCAKGIGIVVSNQKHILSFEGVDMIFIPPPPLICLPTTAGTSADVSQFCIITDTKKMVKIAIISKMTIPDVSLIDPEMTLTMPLTLTVETGLDALTHAIEAFVSNAHSPMTDLNSLEAIRLINKNLPKVFENPERMEYREPMMLGSLYAGLAFSNASLGAVHAMAHSLGGLKDLPHGLCNTILLDKVIDYNFDAASSRYRKIADVFNLKATKPSDQLVRDDLNKFIKDIKQQLGVDKKLSELGLLETDIPSLSAHAINDACIVTNPKKASLQDLKRIYEKAI
- a CDS encoding PAS domain-containing sensor histidine kinase is translated as MRKPSNNEVRNSIIGLGDKSIKKNYYPQLKNKIKEIKELNKTLEEKVRLRTKELLEQKNIFETLFVDTADALVLIKDGKYIECNNALLKMLMCKDKKEFLSLQPHQISPEYQPDGTRSDVKTERLITQCIKHGQLEFDWVYTKKNGAHFWANMLMTNIIINDEVVIHAVWRDITDKKNLEQEVQQRNDELQKTNNNLQKTIINLEKTQHQLVESEKMASLGGLVAGISHEINTPIGVGVTGVSHLLNITQHIKNDYENNCMTQESFKIFLDSAIEASNLISANLDRVADLVNSFKKISVDQTSEEKREFNIKEYFHEILLSVSHILKKHNFTVEVNCTDGLLINSYPGSFSQIITNLIINSINHGYDDKKEGCITLEATEQAGYYSVIYKDDGKGIPKDNIERIFDPFFTTSRGSGGTGLGLYVVYNIVTTNLNGSIDCISEDNHGVEFHIVIPKNPPALLSEKL
- a CDS encoding AAA family ATPase, which translates into the protein MSLNSTNDTSAMDVQLEPQSQLLSRIKYATENESQFNFLSGEAGVGKSFIASLLVEDLSNTLVIKLSCRENFEPELFKQDLICQLATDDLSELSQSLTLAIQEAVNFYGQPIQIIIDNAHYMPRAFVSSLWGSFCEVISDGLPLANLNILLIGHRSWAKPIVTRLVEIRANLVNDFELSYLTSAQARDFLSEIYPDWSETKIINQLAQLDPERLTPQKLIYSEPPTASSSKLPRVVLVVVTLMLSTIALAWFTLDSAPSLTINSAAQQIPELVVLSENIEQSPVPGQLKPLIADVSVSLSENMSQDLSESVSESMSESMSESMSNQSSVNSTEQVEQQSAVNPELIESEELEQPDFESSPLDVQYMFNEQTLLAVPQSHVSLMLGGFSTQSVLNSVLAKFKDRSQLSVYKTTRLERDWFVLLYGDFGNAKAARTVMRSNPSALVPFSPWIKSFRVINAEISAVAVTVDNNK